One window from the genome of Candidatus Paceibacterota bacterium encodes:
- a CDS encoding helix-turn-helix transcriptional regulator — MATEINIGENIKRYRAKLGLSQEDFAKKSGVKYTTLTKIESNVIKKPSVLIMAKIAKALGVSIEDLIK; from the coding sequence ATGGCAACAGAAATCAATATTGGAGAAAATATAAAACGATATCGCGCAAAGCTAGGTTTATCGCAGGAGGATTTTGCCAAAAAATCTGGTGTTAAATATACCACCCTGACAAAAATTGAGAGTAATGTGATTAAAAAACCGTCTGTGTTAATTATGGCAAAGATTGCTAAAGCTCTTGGCGTTTCAATTGAAGATCTAATAAAATAA
- a CDS encoding DUF6010 family protein, with the protein MSEKNRGLILGIILSLITIIIASFFSKPKEIEFFAVVLMGIAAVYFGYAFLSGGAKEIIIEVTNITLFFILILAGLWINPLVLVIGYFWHGIWDAIHRRESQIVKTKVPEWYIYFCMIYDWIIGAFILIRLI; encoded by the coding sequence ATGAGTGAAAAAAACAGAGGATTAATATTAGGAATAATTCTATCATTGATAACGATTATTATTGCTTCGTTTTTTTCAAAGCCAAAAGAAATAGAATTCTTTGCAGTAGTTCTTATGGGAATTGCTGCGGTTTATTTTGGTTATGCTTTTTTGAGCGGGGGCGCTAAAGAAATTATTATAGAAGTAACGAATATTACGCTATTTTTTATCTTAATACTCGCTGGTTTATGGATTAATCCTTTAGTTCTCGTTATCGGTTATTTTTGGCACGGGATATGGGATGCGATTCATCGCAGAGAATCTCAAATTGTAAAAACAAAAGTGCCGGAATGGTACATTTATTTTTGTATGATCTATGATTGGATTATCGGAGCTTTTATTCTTATAAGATTAATATAG
- a CDS encoding sulfite exporter TauE/SafE family protein, with protein sequence MIFVQLISIFFAGVLSGFVGAVAGGGGLFSISLLLLYGIPPQITLATNKFGGIGLSIGGLYKFIKEKKIVWKYAIGLSVAGIFSSVIGSKILLSADPASLKTLTGVLLLLLVPTIFLKKDFGLENKTTSRNYKIVGYILYFLISIIASFFGGFGAILISIVVFFFGLPMIEANATELVSFTIFSVASVIIFMANGIIDYQIGIPLFIGMLIGGYLGAHIAVKKGNRWVKAFFSTVVIISAIKVLIG encoded by the coding sequence ATGATATTTGTCCAATTAATTTCAATTTTTTTCGCCGGTGTCCTTTCCGGATTTGTTGGAGCGGTAGCCGGCGGAGGGGGACTATTTTCGATATCTCTCCTACTGCTTTATGGCATTCCGCCGCAGATAACTTTGGCGACGAACAAATTCGGCGGGATCGGGCTCAGTATCGGCGGGTTGTATAAATTTATAAAAGAAAAGAAAATAGTTTGGAAATATGCCATTGGTTTAAGCGTCGCTGGTATTTTTTCCAGCGTGATCGGATCAAAAATCTTATTATCCGCTGATCCCGCTTCATTAAAAACTCTGACCGGAGTCTTGCTCCTTCTTCTTGTGCCGACTATTTTTCTTAAAAAGGATTTTGGTTTGGAAAACAAAACCACTTCAAGAAATTATAAAATAGTTGGCTATATCCTGTATTTTCTAATTTCAATAATTGCCAGTTTTTTTGGCGGCTTTGGCGCCATTTTGATCAGTATCGTTGTTTTCTTTTTTGGACTGCCGATGATCGAAGCGAATGCCACCGAACTGGTTTCCTTCACTATTTTTTCCGTTGCCTCGGTTATAATATTTATGGCTAATGGTATAATAGATTATCAGATAGGAATCCCTTTGTTTATCGGAATGCTGATCGGCGGTTATTTAGGTGCTCATATCGCAGTGAAGAAAGGGAACAGATGGGTAAAAGCTTTTTTCAGCACTGTTGTTATAATTTCCGCTATCAAAGTGCTGATTGGATAA
- a CDS encoding YbjQ family protein, which produces MEYNNITTVLELPGKKIVKNFGLVKGITVRSRSIFGTLGGALHTLVGGNITLFTSLCERTRQEAFDLMVKHAEEMGANAIVGVRYDANEIMSGVTEVLCYGTAVWVE; this is translated from the coding sequence ATGGAATACAACAATATCACCACGGTGCTCGAATTGCCGGGCAAGAAAATAGTTAAGAATTTCGGCTTGGTGAAAGGGATCACGGTGAGATCCAGATCGATTTTCGGAACTCTTGGCGGCGCGCTTCATACTCTCGTCGGAGGGAATATCACTCTGTTCACAAGTTTATGCGAAAGAACGCGTCAGGAAGCTTTTGATCTGATGGTCAAGCACGCGGAAGAAATGGGCGCGAATGCCATTGTCGGAGTCCGCTATGATGCGAATGAAATTATGTCAGGAGTGACCGAAGTGCTTTGCTATGGAACAGCAGTTTGGGTTGAATAA
- a CDS encoding polyprenyl synthetase family protein — MEQGQKTKKDERKEIMLLLDKYFRIMEETSNLVDPIILNYFEKSKGRICNNDEIYKKLYEAAIGRLGKPKMRSHIARLGYEICGGKDLINFLPIAASMDLLEFSYYCCDKIFDYPGYYQNRQNVQDKIIISHILISLAYDLIGESIEKLKLNEQQTHYILNTVSSFIKDIYEGFFIENHNNEPSMDVYERRTYAYNYWEHILKIGGIAAGGSNERINALSNFGENIGIAYMVTNDISDIIKDFEDIKNGRYTIINILFLEKASKNEKELFKKAFGNQKAQKNDLESIAKIMVEREIIKESQIYASKFIEKALPYLQLFDNSLEKKMLAVATRAVYRNQWYRSLNELYGYKRAVSACGLELAGINDLRI, encoded by the coding sequence ATGGAACAAGGTCAAAAAACCAAAAAAGATGAAAGAAAAGAGATCATGCTTTTGCTTGATAAATATTTTCGTATAATGGAGGAAACTTCAAATCTCGTAGATCCAATAATATTAAATTATTTTGAAAAGTCGAAAGGCAGAATATGCAATAATGACGAGATTTATAAAAAACTATACGAAGCAGCCATAGGAAGACTTGGTAAACCAAAAATGAGATCTCACATTGCAAGATTGGGATATGAGATTTGCGGTGGTAAGGATTTAATAAATTTTTTACCGATAGCAGCATCAATGGATTTGTTAGAATTTTCTTATTACTGTTGTGACAAAATTTTTGATTATCCTGGATATTATCAAAATCGTCAAAATGTACAGGATAAAATTATAATCTCTCATATACTTATTAGCTTAGCCTATGATTTAATTGGAGAATCAATAGAAAAATTAAAATTAAATGAGCAACAAACACATTATATTTTAAATACTGTATCTAGCTTTATAAAGGATATTTATGAAGGATTTTTTATTGAAAATCATAATAATGAACCCTCTATGGATGTTTACGAAAGAAGAACTTATGCATATAATTATTGGGAGCATATTTTAAAAATTGGTGGAATTGCCGCCGGTGGCAGTAATGAAAGAATTAATGCATTATCAAATTTCGGTGAAAATATCGGTATAGCTTATATGGTTACCAATGATATAAGCGATATTATAAAAGATTTTGAAGACATAAAAAATGGTCGATATACAATAATAAATATTTTATTTCTAGAAAAAGCAAGTAAAAATGAAAAAGAGTTGTTCAAAAAAGCTTTTGGTAATCAAAAAGCGCAAAAGAATGATCTTGAAAGTATAGCCAAAATTATGGTTGAAAGAGAAATTATTAAAGAATCGCAAATTTACGCTTCTAAGTTTATCGAAAAAGCTTTGCCATATTTACAGTTATTTGACAATTCTTTAGAGAAGAAAATGCTCGCCGTTGCTACTCGTGCTGTATATAGAAATCAATGGTATCGTTCCTTAAATGAATTATATGGCTATAAACGAGCAGTTTCAGCTTGCGGATTAGAGTTGGCGGGGATAAATGATCTACGAATATAA
- a CDS encoding zinc ribbon domain-containing protein has translation MKCGSCDCLITAEKQKGHHYYRCTKKKQKCDEKYLREEKLVEQMKAVIQKVSLPDDWVKNMLLEIDKEKEQVNEETKNIVQNLYSRKIEIETTTEKLLDLFIEGKSIEPEEYQAKKQKLLNEKLDIQQRIKDFEQMGNNRLEPMKEMILASSQAKILLSQGDNQKIRAFLKNIGSNFILKDKKFLFKGKIGWRTLANSPQFSNWRRGRESNPRDF, from the coding sequence ATGAAATGCGGTTCTTGTGATTGCCTCATAACCGCCGAAAAGCAAAAAGGACATCACTATTATCGCTGCACCAAGAAAAAGCAAAAGTGCGATGAAAAATATTTGCGGGAAGAAAAACTTGTTGAACAAATGAAAGCAGTTATTCAAAAAGTTTCTTTGCCTGACGATTGGGTGAAAAATATGCTTTTAGAGATAGACAAAGAAAAAGAGCAAGTCAACGAAGAAACAAAAAATATTGTTCAAAATCTTTATAGCCGAAAAATTGAAATTGAAACAACAACCGAAAAACTGCTTGATCTTTTTATTGAAGGCAAAAGCATTGAGCCCGAAGAATACCAAGCTAAAAAACAAAAACTTCTCAATGAGAAGCTGGACATACAACAGCGGATAAAGGATTTTGAACAAATGGGAAATAATCGGCTCGAACCGATGAAAGAAATGATTTTAGCCAGTAGCCAAGCCAAAATTCTTTTGTCGCAAGGCGACAATCAAAAAATCCGAGCATTTCTAAAAAATATCGGCTCGAACTTCATTTTGAAAGATAAAAAATTCTTATTTAAAGGGAAAATCGGCTGGCGAACCCTTGCCAATTCCCCCCAGTTTTCCAACTGGCGGAGAGGGAGGGAGTCGAACCCTCGAGACTTTTGA
- a CDS encoding nucleoside 2-deoxyribosyltransferase domain-containing protein, whose amino-acid sequence MEVVYANEEFPKEAEKMIFLVGPTPRKEGVISWRIEALRILEEMGYDGHVFVPEPRDGKWQRDYYGQIRWEKKGLSMADCILCWIPRSEENRAYTTNIEVGMYASSGKIVLGAPKDAPKMKYLRALGEDYNVPQAETLEDTIKKAMEMVGAGAFRKGGECDVPLHIWKIKTFQNWYKSQRNAGNELVSAREIYNVRPGSKKNFVFIWILHVVMYITKEDRYKKNEFILGRPDISSVLMYRKGESILDAKIIMVREFRSPAVTSDGFIHELPGGSSKNETDPTIVASDEVFEETGLRIDHSRIRKHGARQLAGTLSVHRSDLFSVEITEEEFQELKSQQGIAHGVIADSERTYVEISTMREILSENLVDWSMIGMISAVLMEIYKNE is encoded by the coding sequence ATGGAAGTAGTCTATGCAAACGAAGAATTTCCGAAAGAAGCGGAAAAAATGATATTTCTCGTGGGGCCGACTCCCAGAAAAGAAGGCGTCATTTCATGGAGGATCGAAGCCCTAAGGATCCTGGAAGAAATGGGATATGATGGACATGTGTTCGTTCCTGAACCGAGAGACGGGAAGTGGCAGAGAGATTATTATGGGCAGATCAGATGGGAGAAAAAGGGACTTTCCATGGCGGATTGCATTCTTTGCTGGATCCCGCGAAGTGAAGAAAATCGGGCATATACGACCAATATAGAAGTCGGTATGTATGCAAGTTCCGGGAAAATCGTCCTTGGCGCTCCGAAAGACGCTCCAAAGATGAAATATCTCCGGGCCCTTGGAGAAGATTATAATGTTCCGCAAGCGGAAACTCTGGAAGATACGATCAAAAAAGCGATGGAAATGGTAGGCGCTGGCGCGTTCCGAAAAGGCGGAGAATGCGATGTGCCGCTGCATATATGGAAGATAAAAACTTTTCAGAATTGGTATAAATCGCAAAGGAATGCTGGAAACGAATTGGTAAGTGCGCGCGAGATATATAATGTCCGACCGGGGTCCAAGAAAAATTTTGTTTTTATCTGGATCTTGCATGTTGTGATGTATATCACAAAAGAAGACAGATACAAAAAGAACGAATTTATTTTGGGTAGGCCGGATATTTCATCAGTCTTGATGTATAGAAAAGGTGAAAGCATTCTGGATGCAAAGATTATTATGGTGAGAGAATTCCGAAGTCCTGCAGTGACGTCTGATGGATTTATCCATGAGCTTCCAGGGGGATCATCGAAAAATGAAACGGACCCGACCATTGTCGCTTCCGATGAGGTTTTTGAAGAAACCGGACTCAGGATTGATCACTCAAGGATAAGAAAACATGGCGCTCGCCAGCTCGCAGGGACATTGTCCGTTCACAGATCTGATCTCTTCTCGGTAGAAATAACCGAAGAAGAATTTCAGGAGCTGAAAAGCCAGCAGGGGATAGCTCATGGCGTAATCGCGGATTCCGAAAGGACCTACGTTGAAATATCCACAATGAGAGAGATTCTCAGTGAAAATCTGGTAGACTGGAGTATGATCGGAATGATCTCGGCAGTATTGATGGAAATCTATAAAAATGAATAA
- a CDS encoding DUF6010 family protein — protein MEQENMKGNIMNRKIPMFIGVIGAIVVSFAITLLSKAHARDILVVLVGYFGGVYLGVGLLTASLKKAALQDGASAVFFVLALAGLWVNPLFLALACFVHAVWDIIIEHPKTLNTSVAFWYVPTCVAFDILLGVFILVWWR, from the coding sequence ATGGAACAAGAAAATATGAAGGGAAATATTATGAATCGTAAAATACCTATGTTCATTGGCGTAATTGGCGCCATTGTTGTCTCTTTTGCTATTACATTATTATCTAAGGCACATGCTCGAGATATTTTGGTTGTTTTAGTCGGATATTTTGGCGGCGTTTATTTGGGTGTAGGACTGTTAACTGCCAGCCTAAAGAAGGCTGCTCTTCAAGACGGAGCTTCCGCGGTTTTTTTCGTTCTCGCGCTTGCAGGTCTTTGGGTGAATCCATTATTTCTCGCGTTGGCATGTTTTGTACATGCTGTCTGGGACATCATCATTGAACATCCAAAGACTCTCAATACATCCGTTGCATTTTGGTATGTGCCTACATGTGTTGCTTTCGACATTCTGCTCGGCGTGTTTATTTTAGTTTGGTGGCGGTAA
- a CDS encoding recombinase family protein — MKYFIYTRKSTDSEERQVLSIESQISELKEFAAKEKLEIVASPSEAKTAKEPGRTVFGEMLDRIEKGEACGILAWHPDRLARNSIDGGKIIYLLDTGKIKDLKFPTFWFDSTPQGKFMLNIAFGQSKYYIDNLSENIKRGHRAKLRKGIWPTFAPLGYLNNHKTKGIDIDPERASFIRKAFELYGTGEYTLKAIVKVLGQAGLKSYKGNVLSVSSVQRMLQNSIYYGVFSFNG; from the coding sequence ATGAAATATTTTATCTACACAAGAAAATCAACGGACAGTGAAGAAAGGCAAGTTTTAAGCATTGAATCTCAAATTTCCGAATTAAAAGAATTTGCCGCCAAAGAAAAACTTGAAATCGTCGCCTCGCCAAGCGAGGCAAAAACTGCCAAAGAACCTGGCCGAACTGTGTTCGGCGAAATGCTTGATCGGATTGAAAAAGGCGAAGCCTGCGGAATTTTGGCTTGGCATCCGGATCGACTGGCTAGAAATTCAATTGACGGAGGTAAAATCATTTATTTGCTGGACACTGGAAAAATAAAAGATTTGAAGTTTCCGACATTTTGGTTTGATAGTACGCCGCAGGGAAAATTTATGCTAAACATTGCCTTTGGCCAAAGTAAGTATTACATCGACAATCTAAGCGAGAATATCAAGCGTGGACACCGAGCAAAACTACGAAAAGGCATTTGGCCGACTTTTGCCCCGCTTGGTTATTTGAATAACCACAAAACCAAAGGGATTGATATTGACCCTGAAAGAGCGTCATTTATTAGAAAAGCCTTTGAGCTTTACGGAACTGGTGAATACACACTAAAAGCCATTGTAAAGGTTTTGGGGCAAGCGGGGCTAAAAAGCTACAAAGGCAATGTTCTTTCCGTCTCCAGTGTCCAGCGTATGCTTCAAAACTCGATTTATTACGGCGTATTTTCTTTCAATGGCTAA